In one window of Shewanella goraebulensis DNA:
- the tyrS gene encoding tyrosine--tRNA ligase — protein MADLDQVLAEIKRGTDEILVESDLLEKLKEGRPLRIKLGADPTAPDIHLGHTVILNKLRTFQELGHEVIFLIGDFTGMVGDPSGKNSTRPPLTREDVLANAETYKEQVYKILDPAKTRIEFNSSWLEPLGAAGMIRLGSKQTVARMMERDDFKKRYASGQAIAIHEFMYPLLQGYDSVALNADVELGGTDQKFNLLMGRELQKAEGQKPQTVIMMPLLVGLDGVKKMSKSAHNYIGVSEPANEMFGKIMSISDDLMWSYFELLSFRPLAEIAQFKEDIANGQNPRDVKIALAKEIIARFHDQEQADAAHQEFINRFQKGAMPDDIEEMEFEAGEGLAIANLLKTAGLVGSTSDGMRMIKQGAVKMDGEKLADTRQVFEAGVSAVFQVGKRKFAKITLV, from the coding sequence ATGGCTGATTTAGACCAAGTGTTAGCAGAAATTAAACGTGGAACCGACGAAATTTTAGTCGAATCTGATCTGCTAGAAAAACTTAAAGAAGGACGTCCTTTAAGAATTAAGCTAGGTGCAGATCCAACCGCTCCAGATATTCACTTAGGCCACACTGTAATTTTGAACAAGCTTCGTACTTTTCAAGAGCTCGGTCATGAAGTGATTTTCTTGATTGGCGATTTCACCGGTATGGTTGGTGATCCAAGTGGTAAAAACAGTACTCGTCCTCCGTTAACTCGTGAAGATGTACTGGCCAATGCTGAAACTTATAAAGAGCAAGTGTATAAAATTCTAGATCCTGCGAAAACTCGTATCGAATTTAACTCAAGCTGGTTAGAGCCCTTAGGTGCAGCTGGGATGATCCGTTTAGGCTCAAAACAAACCGTTGCTCGTATGATGGAACGTGATGACTTTAAAAAACGTTATGCATCAGGACAAGCCATTGCTATTCATGAGTTCATGTACCCACTTTTACAAGGTTATGATTCAGTTGCGCTAAATGCCGATGTAGAGCTGGGCGGCACGGATCAAAAGTTCAATCTATTAATGGGTCGTGAGTTACAAAAAGCTGAAGGTCAAAAACCACAAACGGTTATCATGATGCCTTTATTAGTAGGTTTAGATGGCGTGAAGAAAATGTCTAAGTCTGCTCATAACTATATTGGTGTCAGTGAGCCTGCTAACGAAATGTTTGGTAAAATCATGTCAATTTCAGATGATTTGATGTGGAGTTACTTTGAGCTATTGTCATTCCGTCCATTAGCTGAAATTGCGCAATTCAAAGAAGACATTGCCAATGGTCAAAACCCACGCGATGTGAAAATTGCTTTAGCAAAAGAAATCATTGCAAGATTCCACGACCAAGAACAAGCTGATGCGGCTCATCAAGAATTCATCAATCGTTTCCAAAAAGGTGCAATGCCGGATGATATTGAAGAGATGGAGTTTGAAGCAGGTGAAGGGCTAGCGATTGCTAACTTACTTAAGACTGCGGGTTTAGTTGGTTCTACATCTGACGGCATGCGTATGATTAAGCAAGGCGCTGTGAAGATGGACGGTGAAAAGCTTGCCGATACACGTCAGGTTTTTGAAGCGGGTGTTTCGGCGGTATTCCAAGTGGGTAAACGTAAGTTTGCTAAAATCACTTTGGTGTAA
- a CDS encoding nuclear transport factor 2 family protein, translated as MRIIGLLCGIFCSLLSVSSNAAVGDMPKEQQMAVQYMQALTDHDYRSLRRFYNRDSVFYDKTANVTYQGGRHIIDFFERAHEGVLEYKFNIEHMFNTGSLVVMIGNYHLRGPGEQFGKPGKIIEIAIPGVTTLKFDMNTERMTEQVDLMDYQTMSDQLQTQ; from the coding sequence GTGCGAATTATTGGTTTGTTATGTGGTATTTTTTGCAGTTTATTGAGTGTAAGCAGTAATGCCGCTGTTGGTGATATGCCAAAAGAGCAACAGATGGCAGTCCAATACATGCAAGCATTGACCGATCATGACTATCGCTCTCTCAGACGTTTTTATAACCGAGATAGTGTGTTTTACGATAAAACAGCCAATGTCACCTATCAAGGCGGCAGGCATATTATTGATTTCTTCGAACGCGCTCATGAAGGCGTTTTAGAATACAAGTTCAATATTGAGCACATGTTTAATACGGGCTCATTAGTGGTGATGATTGGTAATTATCACCTTCGTGGCCCAGGTGAGCAATTTGGGAAACCGGGAAAAATTATTGAGATAGCAATCCCCGGTGTCACGACACTTAAATTTGATATGAATACTGAAAGGATGACTGAACAAGTCGACTTGATGGATTATCAAACCATGTCAGACCAACTTCAAACGCAATAA
- a CDS encoding trimeric intracellular cation channel family protein, whose protein sequence is MINFEWIYFFDLCGTAVFALSGALAAGKHRMDPFGVIVLASVTAVGGGSIRDALTGATPVFWISDANYIIVILATVFACFILVRKPHKLPKLTLPIADALGLALFTVIGAEKALMLGLSGMSAVIMGLITGVGGGIIRDLLCRQVPMVLRTEIYATASIVGGICYTLSIEVGMDSINALFFAMFSTLIIRLSAIRWHLSLPAFDLKSKRP, encoded by the coding sequence ATGATTAACTTTGAATGGATTTACTTTTTTGATCTCTGTGGTACTGCAGTGTTTGCCCTTTCGGGCGCCTTAGCAGCAGGTAAACATCGCATGGACCCATTTGGAGTGATAGTACTTGCTTCAGTTACCGCCGTTGGTGGTGGCAGCATACGTGACGCTCTAACGGGCGCAACCCCCGTATTTTGGATTAGCGATGCTAATTACATTATCGTCATCTTAGCCACGGTGTTTGCTTGTTTTATTCTCGTAAGGAAACCACATAAACTACCAAAGTTGACCTTACCTATTGCCGATGCTCTTGGGCTTGCATTATTTACTGTTATTGGCGCTGAAAAAGCACTGATGTTAGGACTATCCGGTATGTCAGCTGTTATTATGGGCCTCATTACTGGTGTAGGTGGTGGTATAATCCGCGACTTACTTTGTCGCCAAGTTCCAATGGTATTACGAACAGAGATCTATGCCACAGCATCTATTGTCGGCGGTATCTGCTACACCTTAAGTATCGAAGTAGGAATGGATAGCATTAATGCATTATTTTTTGCTATGTTTAGTACCTTGATTATTCGTCTAAGTGCAATACGCTGGCATCTATCTCTACCCGCGTTTGATTTAAAAAGTAAGAGGCCCTAA
- a CDS encoding cobalamin biosynthesis protein CobD/CbiB, with translation MIDSTFYEQLIRIDGNLLQSCLVLFMALLISRVAPISRKYHPIVWFHQLAILLSQKVNHSQRAPKQQLTAGLLASILLVVPIWFTTYFILSLAAYPWFFDFVLLYFCISDAGFKPVAKDVVSSLEHGQKGLAKSYLSPWLIQQTNSLSEIGISKATIERLLISPSYGTVATILFYAIGGTPLVLLLQLLKQLEHCWPNYVPQYRFFSAPIYFLNRFIYAIPIWLWNFTLVLQGGLKNIGILFKQPSHNSGIYGYSSLFIGSKILQVELGGPQKFTINQKEQRVDVIKINPSRMPGINDINNAISLTSWAMTFWVSFTIAIPILWTALRWIQAM, from the coding sequence TTGATTGATAGCACTTTTTACGAACAACTAATTCGAATAGATGGCAACTTATTACAGAGTTGCTTAGTGTTATTTATGGCGTTGCTGATTTCGCGTGTGGCGCCTATTTCAAGAAAATATCATCCCATTGTTTGGTTTCATCAATTAGCTATTCTACTCAGCCAGAAAGTGAACCACTCACAACGCGCCCCAAAACAGCAGCTTACCGCGGGTTTACTCGCAAGCATATTACTCGTTGTTCCAATCTGGTTTACAACTTACTTTATTCTCTCGCTCGCAGCCTACCCTTGGTTTTTCGATTTTGTTTTATTGTACTTTTGCATTAGCGATGCAGGATTCAAACCTGTAGCAAAAGATGTAGTAAGCTCACTTGAACATGGGCAGAAAGGGTTAGCGAAATCCTACTTGTCACCTTGGCTTATACAGCAAACAAATAGTTTATCTGAAATTGGCATCAGCAAAGCAACAATTGAACGGCTGTTAATTTCACCAAGCTATGGCACTGTGGCTACCATTTTATTTTATGCGATTGGCGGCACACCACTGGTATTACTGCTTCAATTACTAAAACAACTAGAACATTGCTGGCCAAACTATGTCCCGCAATATCGCTTTTTTAGTGCACCGATATATTTTCTCAATCGTTTCATTTATGCAATACCTATCTGGTTATGGAACTTTACCTTAGTGCTACAAGGTGGGCTTAAAAACATCGGCATTCTATTCAAACAACCTTCTCATAACAGTGGAATATACGGTTATTCGAGTTTGTTTATCGGCAGTAAAATCTTACAAGTTGAGCTCGGCGGCCCACAGAAATTCACCATTAACCAAAAAGAGCAACGAGTTGATGTAATCAAAATCAATCCTTCTAGAATGCCGGGAATAAACGATATCAATAATGCCATCAGCCTAACCTCTTGGGCTATGACCTTTTGGGTATCCTTTACCATCGCTATTCCTATTTTATGGACAGCGTTAAGGTGGATACAAGCAATGTAA
- a CDS encoding 5'-methylthioadenosine/adenosylhomocysteine nucleosidase: MKIAIIGAMEPEVAHLIETMSNPVHSKIAGIEFVEGQLSGQDVVVTRSGIGKVAASIATTLVINNFKVDAVINTGSAGGFVDSLNIGDIVISSEVRHHDVDVTAFGYEIGQMASQPAAFIPDTKLVEAAKAAISSLGEAQVIEGLIATGDSFICDPERTKAMLNNFPTMAACEMEAAAIAQVCHQFEVPFVVIRSLSDNANNDSAVDFDSYIVKAGHYSALMVIALLKQL; encoded by the coding sequence ATGAAAATCGCTATTATCGGTGCAATGGAACCTGAAGTTGCTCACCTAATTGAAACCATGAGCAATCCAGTTCATTCAAAAATTGCCGGCATCGAATTTGTTGAAGGCCAGTTATCGGGTCAAGATGTTGTGGTCACTCGCTCAGGTATTGGTAAAGTCGCGGCAAGTATTGCAACTACATTGGTGATCAACAACTTCAAAGTAGATGCAGTTATCAACACAGGTTCAGCTGGCGGTTTTGTCGATAGCTTGAATATTGGTGATATCGTTATCTCATCTGAAGTACGTCATCACGATGTTGATGTGACTGCTTTTGGTTACGAAATTGGCCAAATGGCCTCTCAACCTGCTGCGTTCATCCCTGACACTAAATTAGTTGAAGCTGCAAAAGCGGCTATTTCATCGTTAGGAGAAGCGCAGGTAATTGAAGGCTTAATTGCTACTGGCGACAGCTTCATTTGCGATCCTGAGCGTACTAAAGCAATGCTCAATAACTTCCCTACAATGGCAGCCTGTGAAATGGAAGCGGCTGCAATTGCCCAAGTGTGTCATCAGTTTGAAGTCCCATTCGTGGTTATCCGTTCACTTTCTGATAATGCTAATAATGATTCTGCTGTAGACTTTGACTCTTACATTGTCAAAGCTGGCCATTACTCAGCATTAATGGTGATAGCATTATTAAAGCAGCTATAA
- a CDS encoding FAD-dependent oxidoreductase: MSNDFQFIEVDRKDPTKHSAAERSTQFIEIYQPFSQPQVAEQADRCLDCGNPYCEWKCPLHNYIPNWLKLAEQGRILEAADLVHETNTLPEICGRVCPQDRLCEGACTLNDDFGAVTIGNVEKYITDTAISQGWRPDMSTVTPRKERVAIIGAGPAGLGCADILSRNGVKAVVYDKYPQIGGLLTYGIPSFKLDKDVMQTRRNVLEGMGIEFKMGVTVGKDIAFQSLLNEYDAVFLGMGTYTAMKARLPGEDSQGVIQALPYLIGNTHELMGSQCQDNPYLSLEGKDVVVLGGGDTAMDCVRTAVRQGAKSVTCAYRRDEANMPGSRREVQNAREEGVNFLFNRQPVAIKELDGVVTGIECVETQMGEAEESGRKKAEVIAGSEQVLEADAIIIAFGFQASPAPWFDDFGIETNEWGLVKASKFDDNPFQTTNPKVFAGGDMVRGSDLVVTAIAEGRDAAQGILNSFEDA; this comes from the coding sequence ATGAGTAATGATTTTCAATTTATCGAAGTGGATCGTAAGGATCCAACCAAGCATTCTGCAGCTGAGCGCTCAACTCAGTTTATCGAAATCTATCAGCCATTTTCTCAACCTCAAGTGGCAGAGCAAGCTGACCGTTGTTTAGATTGTGGTAACCCATATTGTGAGTGGAAGTGTCCACTGCATAACTATATTCCAAACTGGTTAAAGCTAGCTGAACAAGGGCGTATTCTTGAGGCTGCTGATTTAGTTCACGAAACAAACACCCTGCCTGAAATTTGTGGACGCGTTTGTCCACAAGACAGATTATGTGAAGGTGCTTGTACCCTTAATGATGATTTTGGGGCTGTTACTATTGGTAATGTTGAAAAATACATTACTGATACCGCGATTAGCCAAGGATGGCGACCAGACATGAGTACCGTTACTCCTCGAAAAGAAAGAGTAGCGATTATTGGTGCTGGTCCCGCTGGTTTAGGTTGTGCGGACATTCTTAGTCGAAATGGCGTAAAAGCTGTTGTTTATGACAAATACCCACAAATCGGTGGTCTACTGACATACGGTATTCCGTCTTTCAAGCTTGATAAAGATGTGATGCAAACACGTCGCAATGTCCTTGAAGGTATGGGCATTGAATTTAAAATGGGCGTGACTGTCGGTAAAGACATTGCGTTTCAGTCTCTGCTTAATGAATACGACGCTGTGTTCTTAGGTATGGGAACATATACAGCAATGAAAGCCCGTCTTCCTGGTGAGGATAGCCAAGGTGTTATTCAAGCGCTGCCGTACCTTATTGGAAACACCCATGAGTTGATGGGCAGCCAGTGCCAAGACAATCCATATTTAAGCCTTGAAGGTAAAGATGTGGTAGTTTTAGGTGGCGGTGATACTGCTATGGATTGCGTTCGCACAGCTGTAAGACAAGGCGCTAAAAGTGTGACTTGTGCTTATCGTCGTGATGAAGCCAATATGCCAGGTTCACGTCGTGAAGTGCAAAATGCGCGCGAAGAAGGCGTTAACTTCCTATTTAACCGTCAACCTGTAGCGATTAAAGAACTAGATGGCGTTGTAACTGGCATAGAATGCGTTGAAACCCAAATGGGTGAAGCAGAAGAATCTGGCCGTAAAAAAGCGGAAGTCATTGCTGGCAGCGAACAAGTGCTAGAAGCTGATGCTATTATCATTGCCTTCGGTTTCCAAGCAAGCCCTGCTCCTTGGTTTGATGACTTTGGTATTGAAACCAACGAATGGGGCTTAGTCAAAGCCAGTAAATTTGACGATAATCCATTTCAAACCACCAATCCTAAAGTGTTTGCAGGTGGCGATATGGTCCGCGGCTCTGACTTAGTGGTTACCGCCATTGCTGAAGGTCGTGATGCAGCCCAAGGAATTTTGAATTCTTTTGAAGATGCTTAA
- the gltB gene encoding glutamate synthase large subunit, translating to MSLYHPSFERDNCGFGLIAQMDGDASHRIVRTAIHGLDRMKHRGGIASDGRTGDGCGLLMSMPKEFFAAVATENDWHLSRKFAVGMLFLSQDPVKAETSKTILEKELQRETLSVAGWRKVPVNPDVLGEIGRKSLPQIYQVLINAPVGWREKDLERRLYMARRRLEQQIVDDKDFYVASLSGQVIVYKGLMMPADLPSFYTDLADIRLKSTICLFHQRFSTNTSPKWPLAQPFRFLAHNGEINTITGNRQWARARAYKFNSPLLPDLQQAAPFVNETGSDSSSLDNMLEMLLSGGMDLYRAMRLLIPPAWQSNPEMDDELKAFYDFNSMHMEPWDGPAGIVMSNGRHAACAVDRNGLRPSRYVITKDRILTLASEVGIWDYSADEVVEKGRVGPGELLVLDTMNGRLYSSFEIDNDLKRRHPYKEWMSKNSRTLVPASNIDSAQQGASNFSADVLLQYQKHFGYSREELEQVIWALASKGEEATGSMGDDTPMAVLSKKSRSLYDYFRQKFAQVTNPPIDPLREKHVMSLTTCVGREQNLFCETTGVAYRVMFESPVLLFSDFNQLLGLDSTYYRANTVDLNYDAHETLQQAIERITDDAERLARSGTTLLILSDRATAKNVQVIPAAMAVGAVQQRLVDKSLRCDTNIIVETASARDPHHFAVLLGFGATAIYPYLAYESISAMAKKNLIEDDSILMLNFRQGIEKGLRKIMSKMGISTVGSYRCSQQFEAVGLSSDVIELCFKGVISRIEGADFDHLAADQKRLHTAAYRAHVPLPQGGLLKYVEGGEYHSFNPDVVNTLQQSLVEQDYPKYKKFAALVDDRPIATLRDLIGVKGTNPAIDESKVEAAENLFSRFDSAAMSIGALSPEAHEALAVAMNRIGGRSNSGEGGEDASRFNSERNSAIKQIASGRFGVTAHYLVNADVLQIKIAQGAKPGEGGQLPGHKVSVEIAGLRHARPGVTLISPPPHHDIYSIEDLSQLIFDLKQVNPKALVSVKLVSEPGVGTIATGVAKAYADMITISGYDGGTAASPITSVKYAGSPWELGLAEVHQSLVENGLRHKIRLQVDGGLKTGLDIVKAALLGAESFGFGTVPMIALGCKYLRICHLNNCATGVATQDKNLRDNHYHGLPERVITYFEFVAQEVRESMAALGVTKFEDLVGRTDWLYALEGQTGKQLGLDFAPILYQPKVAEGSAITWKELNPPSDKGELNLQIVTDTAQAVLAGKAFTKQYAINNTNRSIGASLSGYIATNVGVTGAKEPISLQFNGSAGQSFGVWNSPGLEMKLVGDANDYVGKGMSGGRIIINPPVGSPFQSEQSAIMGNTCLYGATGGRVYAAGQAGERFAVRNSGAIAVVEGVGDNGCEYMTGGIVVVLGQTGVNFGAGMTGGFAYIFDRFNHFSRRVNTELVDTQKLESKIQQQHLKELIEAHVEATGSEHAKMILSDFENWLDCFVLVKPKNIAVADLLKIEQKSPELAVKAG from the coding sequence ATGAGCTTATATCATCCCAGCTTTGAGCGGGACAATTGTGGTTTCGGTTTAATAGCCCAAATGGATGGCGATGCAAGCCATCGCATTGTCCGCACAGCTATACACGGGTTAGACAGAATGAAACACCGTGGTGGTATTGCATCGGATGGTCGCACAGGTGATGGCTGTGGACTGTTAATGTCGATGCCTAAAGAATTTTTTGCAGCCGTTGCAACCGAAAATGATTGGCACCTAAGCCGTAAGTTTGCAGTGGGTATGTTGTTTCTAAGCCAAGATCCAGTAAAAGCAGAAACATCAAAAACAATTTTAGAAAAAGAACTACAACGTGAAACCTTAAGTGTTGCAGGCTGGAGAAAAGTCCCAGTTAATCCTGACGTACTAGGTGAAATCGGTCGTAAAAGTTTACCACAAATTTATCAGGTACTTATTAATGCACCTGTAGGTTGGCGCGAGAAAGACTTAGAACGCCGTCTATATATGGCGAGACGTCGTTTAGAACAACAAATCGTCGATGACAAAGATTTTTATGTGGCCAGTCTGTCAGGGCAAGTAATTGTCTATAAAGGCTTAATGATGCCTGCAGACTTACCTTCTTTTTATACAGATCTTGCTGATATCCGTTTAAAAAGTACTATTTGTCTGTTCCATCAACGTTTTTCTACTAATACATCACCAAAGTGGCCGTTGGCACAACCGTTTAGATTTTTAGCTCATAATGGTGAAATCAATACTATTACGGGTAACCGTCAGTGGGCTCGTGCCCGTGCATACAAATTTAATTCGCCACTATTACCTGATTTACAACAAGCAGCACCTTTTGTGAATGAAACAGGTTCAGACTCATCGTCTTTAGATAATATGCTAGAAATGCTGTTATCGGGTGGTATGGATCTTTACCGTGCTATGCGTTTGCTTATTCCACCAGCTTGGCAAAGTAACCCAGAAATGGATGACGAGTTAAAAGCATTTTATGATTTTAACTCCATGCATATGGAGCCGTGGGATGGTCCTGCTGGCATCGTAATGAGTAATGGTCGTCACGCAGCGTGTGCTGTCGACCGTAATGGTCTGCGCCCTTCTCGTTACGTTATCACTAAAGATAGAATCTTAACCTTGGCGTCTGAAGTCGGTATTTGGGATTATTCTGCTGATGAAGTTGTTGAAAAAGGCCGTGTCGGCCCTGGTGAGCTCCTTGTTTTAGATACCATGAATGGTCGTCTTTATTCTTCTTTTGAAATTGATAACGATTTAAAACGTCGTCATCCATATAAAGAGTGGATGTCTAAAAACAGCCGTACACTTGTTCCGGCAAGCAATATTGACTCTGCACAGCAAGGTGCAAGCAACTTTTCTGCTGATGTATTGCTTCAGTATCAAAAGCATTTTGGTTACAGCCGAGAAGAACTTGAACAAGTCATCTGGGCACTAGCAAGTAAAGGCGAAGAAGCTACTGGCTCTATGGGCGACGATACGCCAATGGCTGTATTGTCTAAAAAGTCTCGCTCGCTATACGACTATTTCCGTCAAAAGTTTGCTCAAGTCACTAACCCACCAATCGATCCATTACGTGAAAAACACGTGATGTCATTAACGACATGTGTAGGGCGTGAACAGAATCTATTTTGTGAAACAACCGGTGTAGCTTATCGTGTAATGTTTGAATCTCCAGTGCTGTTATTCAGTGACTTTAATCAATTGCTTGGGTTGGATAGCACTTACTATCGTGCCAATACTGTTGATCTAAATTACGATGCACACGAAACCTTACAACAAGCAATTGAACGTATCACTGATGATGCAGAGCGTTTAGCTAGAAGTGGCACAACGTTACTGATTTTATCGGATCGCGCAACTGCAAAAAATGTTCAAGTTATTCCAGCAGCTATGGCTGTAGGAGCTGTACAGCAGCGTCTTGTTGATAAGAGTTTACGTTGTGATACCAACATTATTGTTGAAACGGCATCGGCAAGAGATCCACATCATTTTGCTGTATTGCTTGGATTTGGTGCTACCGCGATTTATCCGTACTTAGCCTACGAATCAATTTCAGCCATGGCGAAGAAAAATCTAATCGAAGATGACAGCATATTGATGCTCAACTTCCGCCAAGGTATCGAAAAAGGTCTACGTAAGATCATGTCTAAGATGGGTATCAGCACTGTAGGTTCATACCGTTGTAGCCAACAGTTTGAAGCTGTCGGCTTGTCTTCTGATGTGATTGAACTGTGCTTTAAAGGCGTGATTAGTCGTATTGAAGGTGCTGATTTTGATCATTTGGCAGCAGACCAAAAACGACTCCACACAGCGGCTTACCGTGCTCATGTGCCTTTACCGCAAGGTGGTTTATTAAAATATGTTGAAGGTGGTGAATATCACAGCTTTAATCCTGATGTCGTCAATACCTTACAGCAAAGCCTTGTTGAACAAGATTATCCAAAATACAAAAAATTTGCCGCTTTAGTTGATGATCGCCCAATTGCAACATTACGTGATTTGATTGGTGTTAAAGGCACAAATCCAGCCATTGATGAGTCAAAGGTCGAGGCTGCAGAAAATTTATTCTCTCGTTTCGACAGTGCGGCTATGAGTATCGGTGCATTAAGCCCTGAAGCTCACGAAGCGTTAGCCGTTGCAATGAACCGTATTGGCGGTCGTTCAAATTCAGGTGAAGGTGGAGAAGACGCTAGCCGATTTAACAGCGAGCGTAATTCGGCGATTAAGCAAATTGCTTCAGGCCGTTTTGGTGTTACTGCACATTACCTTGTTAATGCAGATGTATTACAGATTAAAATAGCTCAAGGTGCAAAACCGGGTGAAGGTGGTCAACTACCAGGTCACAAAGTAAGTGTTGAAATTGCTGGTTTGCGTCATGCACGCCCTGGCGTCACATTAATTTCCCCGCCGCCGCATCACGATATTTATTCTATTGAGGATTTATCACAGTTAATTTTCGATTTAAAGCAGGTTAATCCTAAAGCGTTAGTTTCGGTCAAACTGGTTTCAGAACCTGGTGTCGGCACAATTGCTACAGGTGTGGCAAAAGCCTACGCTGACATGATAACGATATCTGGTTATGACGGTGGCACCGCTGCAAGTCCTATAACCTCAGTCAAATACGCAGGTTCTCCTTGGGAACTTGGCCTTGCTGAAGTCCATCAATCATTAGTTGAAAATGGCTTACGTCATAAAATCCGTTTACAAGTGGATGGTGGACTAAAAACTGGGTTAGATATTGTTAAAGCTGCTTTGTTAGGTGCTGAAAGCTTCGGCTTCGGTACTGTGCCTATGATTGCACTTGGGTGTAAATACTTACGTATTTGTCACTTAAATAACTGTGCTACTGGTGTCGCCACACAAGATAAAAACTTACGTGATAATCATTACCACGGTCTGCCAGAGCGTGTCATTACCTATTTCGAGTTCGTCGCTCAAGAAGTACGTGAATCAATGGCAGCGCTGGGTGTGACTAAGTTTGAAGATTTAGTGGGTCGAACTGATTGGTTATATGCCCTTGAAGGTCAAACAGGTAAGCAACTCGGTTTAGATTTTGCGCCAATTCTGTACCAACCAAAAGTGGCAGAAGGCAGTGCAATAACTTGGAAAGAGTTAAATCCACCTTCAGACAAAGGTGAGCTTAACCTGCAGATTGTCACTGACACCGCTCAAGCTGTGCTTGCAGGTAAAGCTTTCACTAAGCAATACGCCATTAACAACACTAACCGTTCAATTGGTGCTTCGCTTTCAGGCTACATTGCCACTAATGTTGGTGTGACTGGCGCTAAAGAACCAATTTCACTGCAATTTAATGGTAGTGCGGGTCAAAGTTTCGGTGTCTGGAATAGCCCTGGTCTTGAAATGAAATTAGTCGGCGATGCAAATGATTACGTCGGCAAAGGGATGTCTGGCGGTCGAATTATCATTAACCCACCTGTTGGTAGCCCTTTCCAAAGCGAACAAAGTGCCATTATGGGTAACACCTGTCTATATGGCGCTACCGGTGGCCGTGTATATGCTGCTGGTCAAGCTGGTGAGCGTTTCGCTGTTCGTAACTCAGGCGCGATTGCTGTCGTTGAGGGTGTGGGTGATAACGGTTGTGAATACATGACTGGTGGCATTGTCGTGGTACTGGGTCAAACTGGTGTTAACTTTGGCGCAGGTATGACTGGTGGCTTTGCTTACATCTTCGATAGATTTAATCACTTTAGTCGTCGTGTAAATACAGAGCTTGTTGATACGCAAAAGTTAGAATCAAAAATTCAGCAACAACACCTTAAGGAACTGATTGAAGCGCATGTTGAAGCGACAGGTAGTGAACATGCCAAAATGATCCTAAGTGATTTTGAAAACTGGTTAGACTGTTTTGTATTAGTTAAGCCTAAAAATATTGCCGTTGCCGACTTGCTCAAGATAGAGCAAAAAAGCCCGGAATTAGCTGTGAAGGCGGGGTAA
- a CDS encoding TIGR01212 family radical SAM protein (This family includes YhcC from E. coli K-12, an uncharacterized radical SAM protein.) produces the protein MGLDDYVNTFGAVCKKQYGGRIRKLTIDAKFTCPNRDGTLGKGGCTFCNVSSFSYEQGTEASISDQLVQGKHRSVLANAPASTSKYIAYFQAYTSTYDEYQVLKQKYDEAVKDADIVGLHIGTRPDCVPDDILDLLVSYQDKGIEVWLELGLQTSNNDTLKKINRGHDFLAYQDTVKRARDKGIKVCAHLILGLPGENYNDYLHSLKQVIETGVDGIKLHPLHIVEGSVMAKIWLHKGMELLSQEDYAHYASELIRNTPKEIVFHRVTAYAKKPMLLAPDWCAFRWDGLVSIVKNLAENGGQGHYVPTGTV, from the coding sequence GTGGGTTTAGATGATTACGTAAATACATTCGGTGCCGTTTGTAAGAAGCAATATGGTGGCAGGATCAGAAAGCTCACAATTGATGCTAAATTTACCTGTCCAAATAGAGATGGCACGTTAGGTAAAGGTGGTTGCACATTTTGTAACGTATCTTCTTTTAGCTATGAGCAAGGTACTGAAGCCAGCATTTCAGATCAATTAGTGCAAGGTAAGCACCGTTCTGTATTAGCGAACGCACCCGCGTCTACCTCTAAATATATAGCTTACTTTCAAGCTTACACAAGTACCTATGATGAATACCAGGTTTTAAAGCAAAAATACGATGAAGCAGTTAAAGATGCGGATATCGTTGGTCTCCATATTGGCACTCGTCCTGATTGCGTACCTGATGACATACTCGACTTACTTGTTAGTTATCAGGACAAAGGAATTGAAGTATGGCTAGAGCTCGGATTACAAACATCGAATAACGACACATTAAAAAAAATCAATCGCGGACATGATTTCCTTGCTTATCAAGACACCGTCAAAAGAGCCAGAGATAAAGGTATTAAGGTCTGCGCTCATTTGATTTTAGGCTTACCTGGCGAAAACTATAATGATTATTTACATAGTCTGAAGCAAGTTATTGAAACAGGTGTGGATGGAATTAAGTTGCATCCGTTGCATATTGTTGAAGGCAGTGTGATGGCAAAAATATGGCTACATAAGGGAATGGAGCTGTTGTCGCAAGAAGATTATGCCCATTATGCTAGTGAGTTGATTAGGAATACACCGAAAGAGATAGTGTTTCATCGTGTAACAGCTTACGCTAAAAAACCAATGTTACTGGCACCTGACTGGTGCGCATTTCGCTGGGATGGACTGGTATCAATTGTCAAAAATTTAGCGGAAAATGGCGGCCAAGGGCATTATGTTCCAACTGGAACAGTTTAA